A region of Beijerinckia sp. 28-YEA-48 DNA encodes the following proteins:
- a CDS encoding DUF2177 family protein, with translation MRIYIAGYLSAALCMLALDIVWLSATAQPLYRAQLGDLFRPDFGVQPAVLFYLLYIFGIVWFAVLPGLATGQWTTALVNGALLGLVAYGTYDLTNQTTLARWSTIITIVDLCWGTFLTALAATAGFFGARAFGGG, from the coding sequence ATGAGAATATATATCGCCGGGTATCTTTCAGCCGCGCTCTGCATGCTGGCGCTCGACATTGTCTGGCTGTCGGCGACGGCACAGCCGCTCTATCGCGCGCAACTCGGCGACCTGTTCCGGCCTGATTTCGGCGTGCAACCGGCTGTGTTGTTCTACCTGCTCTACATTTTCGGCATCGTCTGGTTCGCCGTGCTCCCGGGGCTGGCCACGGGGCAATGGACGACGGCGCTTGTCAACGGCGCCCTGCTCGGCCTCGTCGCTTACGGAACCTATGATCTGACGAACCAGACGACTTTGGCGCGCTGGTCGACGATCATCACGATCGTTGACCTGTGTTGGGGCACGTTTTTGACGGCGCTCGCTGCAACCGCCGGCTTTTTCGGCGCCCGCGCCTTCGGCGGTGGCTGA
- a CDS encoding class I SAM-dependent methyltransferase, with the protein MTLKVSVSMTCLAVALGLGLTSAALAQAQPAPSTDYKPSVGQQGKDVVWVPSPQALVDRMLDMAKVGPGDFVIDLGSGDGRTVITAAKRGISALGIEYNPDMVALAQRNATEAGVSEKAKFEKADIFESDFSKATVVTMFLLPNINLRLRPKILDMKPGTRIVSNTFDMGEWQADDQVQATTECTSYCRAYFWMVPAKVDGGWHSGNSDIKLEQKFQHFTGTVTTGNVVAPISNGKLVGDTITFTAGSTEYTGKVNGDAIEGTAKTNGAETKWQASRVSKS; encoded by the coding sequence ATGACGTTGAAAGTTTCTGTGTCGATGACTTGTCTCGCGGTCGCACTGGGTCTCGGCCTGACTTCGGCCGCGCTGGCGCAAGCTCAGCCGGCACCCTCGACAGACTACAAGCCGTCGGTTGGCCAGCAAGGCAAGGATGTCGTGTGGGTGCCCTCACCACAGGCACTGGTCGATCGCATGCTCGACATGGCCAAGGTCGGTCCGGGCGATTTTGTCATCGATCTCGGTTCGGGCGACGGCCGCACGGTGATCACCGCCGCCAAACGGGGCATCAGTGCGCTCGGCATTGAATACAATCCCGACATGGTGGCCCTGGCGCAGCGCAACGCCACCGAAGCCGGCGTCAGCGAGAAGGCGAAATTCGAGAAGGCGGACATCTTCGAGAGCGATTTCTCGAAAGCGACCGTCGTCACCATGTTCCTTCTGCCGAACATCAATCTGCGCCTGCGTCCAAAAATCCTCGACATGAAGCCGGGCACGCGCATCGTCTCCAACACATTCGACATGGGCGAGTGGCAGGCTGACGATCAGGTGCAGGCGACGACCGAGTGCACCTCCTATTGCCGCGCCTATTTTTGGATGGTCCCGGCCAAGGTCGATGGCGGCTGGCACAGTGGCAATAGCGATATCAAGCTCGAACAGAAGTTCCAGCATTTCACCGGCACGGTGACGACGGGCAATGTGGTGGCGCCGATCTCCAACGGCAAACTGGTGGGCGATACGATCACCTTTACCGCCGGCAGCACGGAATACACCGGCAAGGTCAATGGCGACGCGATCGAAGGCACCGCCAAGACTAATGGCGCCGAGACCAAGTGGCAGGCGAGCCGGGTCTCCAAGTCGTAA
- a CDS encoding UbiD family decarboxylase, which yields MNKEAGIIQRAPASGSKSERVGARPGNSRSKDLRTFLDDVAERYPNDIRHVTNKVDPRFEITAYGAKADRAGDFPLFFFSNVAGSPLRCVSNIAATHERLALGLGLDPAELRAGASDLGASREAHPPIEVDRADAPVKDVVLTGEAAKLSALPIPTHNELDGGPYLTAAVGIMRDPETGALNAGIYRHHIYDDNRMGVWFFGAHHGGTIHRRYEALGKDTPIALAIGHHPAFVMGAVSRVPGIGGEYNAAGAYLGESVEVVKAETSDLLVPARAEVVIEGRILHGQLVEEGPFAEWPGHYVGGGLKPVIVVDAITYRRDAIFQDIQASGREHRLMGGMPRVASIFKNVKQVVPGLKAVSVPIHARMNCILSISKETDNDATRAAFAALNTEPENLRAIYVVDDDIDVNDHREVEWAIGTRFDAATDLQVVPQWNGPGGLLPTTWEYDAKGTRSKKRSAAIIVDATKPAPPVIFPPRAQVPVDIVDAVDLAADAPMVGADRPWKS from the coding sequence GTGAACAAAGAGGCGGGAATTATTCAGCGTGCGCCAGCGAGCGGCTCGAAGTCTGAGCGGGTAGGCGCTCGGCCGGGGAACTCCAGGAGTAAGGACTTAAGGACGTTCCTTGATGACGTCGCTGAGCGCTACCCCAACGATATCCGCCACGTCACCAACAAAGTCGACCCGCGCTTCGAGATCACGGCCTATGGCGCGAAAGCCGATCGGGCCGGCGATTTTCCCTTGTTCTTCTTCTCCAATGTTGCCGGGTCGCCGCTACGGTGTGTGTCGAATATCGCCGCCACCCACGAACGCCTGGCTCTTGGGCTCGGGCTTGATCCCGCCGAACTGCGTGCCGGGGCCAGCGATCTCGGTGCCAGCCGCGAGGCTCACCCGCCGATCGAAGTCGATCGTGCCGACGCGCCGGTCAAAGACGTCGTGCTGACGGGCGAGGCCGCCAAACTGAGCGCACTACCGATTCCCACGCATAACGAACTTGACGGTGGGCCTTATCTCACCGCCGCGGTCGGCATCATGCGTGACCCGGAAACGGGTGCCCTCAATGCCGGTATCTACCGTCACCACATCTACGACGACAATCGCATGGGCGTGTGGTTCTTCGGCGCCCACCACGGCGGCACCATCCACCGCCGCTACGAGGCGCTCGGCAAGGACACGCCGATTGCCCTCGCCATCGGCCATCACCCGGCCTTCGTGATGGGAGCGGTGAGCCGCGTGCCCGGCATCGGTGGAGAGTACAACGCCGCCGGCGCCTACCTGGGCGAGTCAGTCGAGGTCGTCAAAGCCGAAACGTCCGACCTGCTCGTGCCCGCGCGGGCCGAGGTCGTGATCGAGGGGCGCATCCTGCATGGTCAACTCGTCGAGGAAGGTCCGTTTGCCGAGTGGCCAGGCCACTATGTCGGCGGCGGTCTGAAGCCGGTAATCGTCGTTGACGCCATCACCTATCGCCGCGACGCGATCTTCCAGGACATCCAGGCGTCGGGGCGCGAGCACCGTTTGATGGGTGGCATGCCGCGCGTGGCCTCGATCTTCAAGAACGTCAAACAGGTTGTCCCCGGGCTCAAGGCGGTGAGCGTGCCGATCCACGCCCGCATGAACTGCATCTTGTCGATTAGCAAAGAGACCGACAACGACGCCACCAGAGCAGCCTTCGCCGCGCTCAACACCGAGCCTGAGAACCTGCGGGCGATCTACGTGGTCGACGACGACATCGACGTCAACGATCACCGTGAGGTCGAGTGGGCGATTGGCACGCGCTTCGACGCGGCGACCGACCTCCAGGTCGTCCCGCAGTGGAACGGACCGGGCGGTCTGCTGCCCACGACGTGGGAGTACGATGCCAAGGGCACGCGGAGCAAAAAGCGGTCGGCGGCGATTATTGTTGACGCCACCAAGCCGGCGCCGCCGGTGATCTTCCCGCCGCGGGCCCAGGTGCCGGTCGATATCGTCGACGCGGTTGACCTCGCCGCCGACGCACCGATGGTCGGCGCGGATCGTCCGTGGAAGTCGTGA
- a CDS encoding diguanylate cyclase, whose amino-acid sequence MLTTQKVGRGIVLALIATCAALGVALVGTEYIVSSQGDVAARVAAQTQQVAQLARFPAQLAATEMDFRNQAAVPRGTLTARFTQAMSQLDASANAIARNYPDGSATRIQFNNLYGDLRSRYDAAYRALSEDLAGNRRSSDYFVVHADGINQSSQMLSTTAAGLMEDQLRQLPLQAQALANAGGRMSEMWFLAGLAVLGIMCAYGLVVSRSAGKVMRLADAVRHHRTVPVAASEPEKEATPEAARTRPPVAAADLPRLIDEAIPTALAGELKTGVLFIAMTNLDALHLDHTGEEVEDLQLGVRDSIAAALRPSDVVARLGEGEYGILLAEMRQRDDFVPIEQRIRRAINFAQMRFPQFAGKDIALRSNSAMYPIDGYRGADLLRSARAMGQTNRNTAPADEALLAAAATGPHPTPDSMMLAAPQAEQLFEAAPAPQTVRKPIDRSDRDDLIFT is encoded by the coding sequence ATGTTGACGACGCAAAAGGTTGGACGAGGGATTGTCCTGGCTCTGATCGCCACCTGCGCTGCCCTCGGCGTAGCGCTGGTCGGCACTGAATACATCGTCTCCAGCCAGGGCGATGTGGCCGCGCGCGTCGCCGCCCAGACCCAACAGGTCGCCCAGCTCGCCCGCTTCCCGGCGCAGCTTGCGGCCACCGAAATGGATTTCCGCAATCAGGCGGCTGTGCCGCGTGGCACGCTCACCGCCCGTTTCACCCAGGCCATGAGCCAGCTCGACGCCAGCGCCAACGCCATCGCCCGCAACTATCCAGACGGCAGCGCCACCCGCATTCAGTTCAACAATCTCTACGGCGATCTGCGCAGCCGCTATGACGCGGCCTATCGCGCCTTGTCCGAGGATCTCGCCGGTAATCGCCGCAGCAGCGATTACTTTGTCGTCCACGCCGACGGCATCAACCAGTCGTCTCAGATGCTCTCGACAACCGCCGCCGGTTTGATGGAAGACCAGTTGCGGCAACTGCCGCTGCAGGCGCAAGCTCTGGCCAACGCAGGTGGTCGCATGTCGGAAATGTGGTTCCTCGCCGGCCTCGCCGTGCTCGGCATCATGTGCGCCTATGGGCTTGTCGTCTCGCGCAGCGCCGGCAAGGTCATGCGTCTGGCCGACGCCGTGCGCCATCACCGCACTGTGCCTGTCGCCGCCAGCGAGCCGGAGAAAGAAGCCACGCCCGAAGCCGCGCGCACGCGTCCGCCGGTTGCCGCCGCCGATCTGCCCCGGCTGATCGACGAAGCCATTCCCACGGCGCTCGCCGGCGAATTGAAAACCGGCGTGCTCTTCATCGCCATGACCAATCTCGATGCCTTGCATCTCGACCATACGGGCGAGGAAGTCGAAGATCTGCAGCTTGGCGTGCGCGACAGCATTGCCGCGGCGCTGCGTCCTTCCGACGTGGTGGCGCGCCTGGGCGAAGGCGAATACGGGATCCTGCTTGCTGAAATGCGTCAACGCGACGATTTCGTGCCGATCGAACAGCGCATCCGCCGCGCCATCAATTTCGCGCAGATGCGCTTCCCGCAATTCGCCGGCAAGGACATCGCTCTGCGCAGCAATTCGGCCATGTATCCGATCGACGGCTATCGTGGCGCCGACTTGCTGCGCTCGGCCCGCGCCATGGGGCAGACGAACCGTAATACCGCGCCAGCCGACGAGGCGCTGCTCGCCGCTGCCGCCACCGGTCCGCATCCTACGCCTGACAGCATGATGCTCGCCGCGCCGCAAGCCGAACAGCTGTTTGAAGCCGCGCCGGCGCCGCAGACCGTGCGCAAGCCGATCGACCGATCCGACCGCGACGATCTGATTTTCACCTGA
- the recJ gene encoding single-stranded-DNA-specific exonuclease RecJ — MLDTAVRPAFLNVERSVTGVAWRDRLGQDGRAMAEALVQQFGISDILARVMAGRSVTPETALSFLHPTVRDAMPDPATMVDMEPAIARLARAITGAEKIAIFGDYDVDGACSSALLADFLHHCGAEHAIHIPDRIFEGYGPNNDAISRLAAEGATLLVTVDCGTASIEPFEHARTLGLDVIVLDHHQAPEVLPLALAIVNPNRLDDLSGLGYLCAAGVVFMTLVALNRRLREQGFWQEGRKAPDLLASLDLVALATVADVVPLRALNRAFVSTGLQVIRGRGRIGLRALFDAAGLDGPPQAFSLGFMIGPRINAGGRIGDASLGARLLSMDDEAEATRIAAELDRLNKERQALELVAVAEAEAEALAALGLDEEGASVIVAASQGWHPGIVGLVAARLKERFGRPAFAIAMGGLTGTGSGRSIAGVDLGKAVRAAVEAHVLVKGGGHAMAAGVTVERDKLGAFRAWLEERLGETVVRARAEHALIIDAALTAAGARKEMVSDVERAGPFGAGNPEPVFALPSLRILEAAQVGANHVRVRAQSGDSSRIDAIAFRAMDKPLGQALIGRRGENLHLAGTLSIDRWGGNERVRLRIIDAAVPD; from the coding sequence ATGCTCGACACGGCGGTTCGCCCCGCATTCTTGAACGTCGAACGCTCGGTGACGGGCGTAGCCTGGCGCGATCGGCTGGGGCAGGACGGGCGTGCCATGGCCGAAGCCTTGGTACAGCAGTTCGGCATCAGCGATATCCTCGCGCGCGTCATGGCCGGGCGCAGCGTGACGCCGGAAACGGCGCTGTCGTTTCTGCATCCGACCGTGCGCGACGCCATGCCGGATCCCGCCACCATGGTCGATATGGAGCCGGCCATCGCACGCCTGGCCCGGGCCATCACCGGCGCCGAGAAGATCGCCATTTTCGGCGACTATGACGTGGATGGCGCCTGTTCCTCGGCGCTGCTCGCCGACTTCCTGCACCATTGCGGTGCAGAACACGCCATCCATATTCCCGACCGCATCTTCGAAGGTTACGGCCCCAACAACGACGCCATTTCCCGGCTCGCCGCCGAGGGCGCGACCCTGCTGGTGACGGTCGACTGCGGCACCGCCAGCATCGAGCCGTTCGAGCACGCGCGCACGCTTGGCCTCGACGTGATCGTGCTCGATCACCATCAGGCGCCGGAAGTGTTGCCGCTGGCGCTTGCCATCGTCAATCCGAACCGGCTCGATGATCTGTCGGGTCTCGGCTATCTCTGCGCTGCTGGTGTCGTGTTCATGACCCTGGTGGCGCTCAACCGGCGCCTGCGTGAGCAAGGCTTCTGGCAGGAGGGGCGCAAAGCGCCGGATCTGCTGGCAAGTCTCGATCTGGTGGCGCTTGCCACTGTTGCCGATGTGGTGCCGCTGCGCGCCCTCAACCGCGCCTTTGTCAGCACTGGCTTGCAGGTGATCCGCGGTCGCGGCCGTATCGGCCTGCGCGCGCTCTTCGATGCGGCTGGTCTCGACGGGCCGCCGCAAGCTTTCTCGCTGGGCTTTATGATTGGCCCGCGCATCAATGCCGGCGGCCGTATTGGCGACGCCTCGCTCGGCGCGCGGCTTCTGTCCATGGATGACGAGGCGGAAGCGACGCGCATCGCCGCCGAACTCGATCGCCTCAACAAGGAACGCCAGGCGCTTGAACTCGTCGCTGTCGCCGAAGCCGAGGCGGAAGCTCTGGCGGCGCTTGGCCTCGACGAGGAGGGAGCGTCGGTGATCGTCGCTGCGTCGCAAGGCTGGCATCCGGGCATCGTTGGACTGGTGGCGGCGCGCTTGAAAGAACGTTTTGGCCGTCCAGCCTTCGCCATCGCCATGGGCGGACTCACGGGTACCGGCTCTGGCCGCTCCATCGCCGGCGTCGATCTCGGCAAGGCGGTGCGTGCCGCAGTCGAAGCGCATGTTCTGGTGAAGGGCGGCGGCCACGCCATGGCCGCCGGTGTCACGGTCGAGCGCGACAAGCTCGGCGCCTTCCGCGCCTGGCTCGAGGAGCGGCTGGGCGAGACCGTGGTGCGGGCGCGTGCCGAACATGCCTTGATCATCGACGCGGCGCTGACGGCCGCCGGCGCTCGCAAGGAGATGGTCAGCGACGTCGAGCGGGCAGGGCCATTTGGCGCCGGCAATCCTGAACCTGTTTTCGCCTTGCCGTCGCTCCGCATTCTCGAAGCGGCGCAGGTGGGGGCCAATCACGTGCGGGTGCGCGCCCAGTCAGGTGATTCTAGCCGGATCGATGCGATTGCCTTCCGGGCTATGGACAAGCCGCTTGGCCAGGCGCTGATCGGCCGTCGCGGCGAGAATCTGCACCTCGCCGGCACGCTGTCCATCGACCGCTGGGGCGGCAATGAGCGCGTGCGGCTACGTATTATCGACGCCGCCGTGCCGGATTAG
- a CDS encoding MFS transporter gives MAEARTPASSVARSLNEIEASTVRTVSRRLIPFLILAYFLAYLDRVNLGFAALTMNDELKFSPLVFSWGAGIFFIGYFLFEVPSNVILHKVGARRWIARIMVTWGIISALMALVGGPVSFYVLRFLLGVAEAGFFPGIILYLTYWYPAAYRARILAAFTIAVPLSTVIGAPISGYLLGLDGIGGLHGWQWLFILEGVPSVLLGIVTWFYLTDRPAEATWLTAEQKQWLAARLKSEEVAKEASHRMTLGEALSSPKVLVLSLIYFGFVAALYGMQFWLPQIVKAFGLSNLQTGFVTAIPYLFGSVAMILWGRHSDRTRERIWHVALPLFLTALALVAASSFTDPIVIMVALTVAAIGIFCTFALFWTLPTAFLSGASAAGGIALINSIGNLAGFGGPYLIGWVKDSTGNTATGLLILALMPFIAALLVVMLKHDSRAEFAAAK, from the coding sequence ATGGCCGAAGCTAGGACGCCCGCGTCGTCGGTTGCCCGCAGCCTCAACGAGATTGAAGCGTCCACCGTGCGAACCGTGTCGCGGCGGCTCATCCCGTTTCTGATCCTGGCCTATTTCCTGGCCTATCTCGACCGGGTCAATCTCGGCTTCGCCGCGCTGACCATGAACGACGAACTGAAGTTTTCGCCGCTGGTCTTCAGCTGGGGCGCCGGCATTTTCTTCATCGGCTATTTCCTGTTCGAGGTGCCGAGCAACGTCATTCTGCATAAGGTCGGCGCCCGCCGCTGGATCGCCCGCATCATGGTGACCTGGGGGATTATCTCGGCGCTGATGGCTTTGGTCGGCGGCCCTGTCAGCTTCTACGTCCTGCGCTTCCTCCTCGGTGTCGCCGAGGCCGGCTTTTTTCCCGGCATCATCCTCTATCTGACCTATTGGTACCCGGCCGCCTATCGCGCCCGCATTCTCGCCGCCTTCACCATCGCCGTACCGCTGTCGACGGTGATCGGCGCGCCGATCTCGGGCTATCTGCTCGGTCTTGACGGGATCGGCGGTCTGCATGGCTGGCAGTGGCTGTTCATTCTCGAAGGCGTGCCGTCGGTTTTGCTTGGCATCGTCACCTGGTTTTATCTGACCGACCGGCCAGCTGAAGCGACCTGGCTCACGGCTGAGCAAAAGCAATGGCTTGCGGCGCGACTGAAGAGCGAGGAGGTCGCCAAGGAAGCCTCCCATCGGATGACCTTGGGCGAGGCGCTGTCATCCCCGAAAGTGCTGGTCCTTAGCCTGATCTATTTCGGCTTTGTCGCCGCGCTCTACGGCATGCAGTTCTGGTTGCCGCAGATCGTCAAGGCGTTCGGCCTGAGCAATTTACAGACCGGTTTTGTCACCGCGATCCCTTATCTCTTCGGCTCGGTCGCCATGATCCTGTGGGGGCGGCATTCGGACCGGACGCGCGAGCGTATCTGGCACGTGGCGCTGCCGTTGTTTCTCACCGCGCTGGCGCTGGTCGCCGCGAGCAGCTTCACCGATCCGATCGTCATCATGGTGGCGCTCACCGTGGCGGCCATCGGCATATTCTGCACCTTCGCCTTGTTCTGGACCCTGCCGACCGCTTTCCTCAGCGGAGCGTCGGCGGCTGGCGGGATTGCGTTGATCAATTCCATCGGCAATCTGGCCGGCTTCGGCGGCCCGTACCTGATCGGCTGGGTCAAGGACAGTACCGGCAACACTGCGACCGGGCTTCTCATCCTGGCGCTAATGCCGTTTATCGCGGCGCTTCTTGTGGTGATGCTCAAGCACGACAGCCGTGCTGAATTCGCTGCGGCGAAGTAG
- a CDS encoding invasion associated locus B family protein, with protein sequence MFRSVIFAALMSGTALISGMASAQAPASAPAAQGALPGGATSLRETFDDWQVACVSQGNGKRCALGQEQFGQNRQRVLAIELVPGDNNSLSGTLVMPFGLLFDPGITMQLDDKPFGKPLRMRTCVPAGCIVPLQFDAATSNALRAGAMLKLSATPSESTTPVNFSISLKGFPAGLTRTVALAK encoded by the coding sequence GTGTTTCGTTCTGTCATTTTTGCTGCTCTGATGTCGGGAACGGCTTTGATATCGGGAATGGCCTCGGCCCAGGCGCCAGCGTCGGCACCGGCGGCTCAGGGCGCGCTCCCTGGCGGCGCCACGTCTCTGCGCGAAACTTTCGACGATTGGCAGGTCGCCTGCGTCAGCCAGGGCAACGGCAAGCGCTGCGCGCTCGGGCAGGAGCAGTTCGGCCAGAACCGTCAGCGCGTTCTGGCGATCGAGCTCGTGCCTGGCGACAACAATTCGCTCAGCGGAACGTTGGTCATGCCATTCGGCCTTTTGTTCGACCCGGGCATCACCATGCAGCTTGACGACAAGCCGTTCGGCAAGCCGCTGCGCATGCGCACCTGCGTCCCCGCCGGCTGCATCGTGCCGCTGCAATTCGATGCGGCGACGTCGAATGCCCTGCGCGCTGGCGCGATGCTGAAACTGAGCGCCACGCCCAGCGAGAGCACGACGCCGGTCAATTTCTCGATTTCCCTGAAGGGATTTCCGGCCGGGCTGACCCGCACCGTCGCCCTGGCGAAATAG